A genome region from Mycolicibacterium litorale includes the following:
- a CDS encoding acyl-CoA dehydrogenase family protein — MTDAGTTTASRDGAARFAIAPEVWTTPERRALSQMARSFSEREIAPKLAEWEHVGEIPRDLHLNAAEVGLLRIGFPEEVGGSGGNAIDSALVTEAILAAGGSTGVCAALFTHGIALPHIAANGSDALIQRYVRPTLAGKMIGSLGVTEPGAGSDVANLRTRAVREGDTYVVNGAKTFITSGVRADFVTTAVRTGGPGYGGVSLLVIDKNSPGFEVSRRLDKMGWRCSDTAELSFVDVRVPADNLVGAENSGFLQIMQQFQAERLGIAVQAYATAGRALDLAKSWARERETFGRPLTGRQIIRHKLAEMARQVDVACTYTRAVMQRWLAGEDVVAEVSMAKNTAVYACDYVVNEAVQIFGGMGYMRESEIERHYRDCRILGIGGGTNEIMNEVIAKRIGL, encoded by the coding sequence ATGACGGACGCTGGCACGACCACGGCAAGCAGGGATGGGGCTGCTCGTTTCGCTATCGCCCCGGAGGTGTGGACCACGCCGGAGCGACGAGCGCTGAGCCAAATGGCGCGGTCTTTCTCGGAACGTGAAATCGCGCCGAAGCTAGCGGAATGGGAGCACGTGGGTGAGATTCCGCGCGACCTGCATCTCAATGCTGCCGAGGTGGGGCTTCTCAGAATCGGGTTCCCGGAAGAAGTCGGCGGCAGCGGCGGCAATGCGATTGACTCTGCACTGGTCACTGAGGCCATCCTGGCCGCAGGCGGGTCCACTGGCGTCTGCGCCGCCTTGTTCACCCATGGCATTGCCCTTCCCCACATTGCCGCCAATGGCTCCGACGCCCTGATTCAACGATATGTCCGTCCTACGCTCGCAGGAAAGATGATCGGCTCGCTGGGCGTTACCGAGCCTGGGGCAGGCTCAGATGTCGCGAATCTGCGCACACGCGCGGTGCGCGAGGGGGACACCTACGTGGTCAACGGAGCAAAGACGTTCATCACCAGCGGAGTTCGAGCGGACTTCGTTACTACGGCGGTACGCACCGGCGGACCGGGTTACGGTGGAGTTTCATTGCTTGTGATCGACAAGAATTCGCCTGGATTCGAAGTGTCCCGCCGGTTAGACAAGATGGGGTGGCGATGTAGCGACACCGCCGAGTTGTCTTTCGTCGACGTTCGCGTACCGGCTGACAACCTGGTGGGGGCAGAGAACAGTGGGTTTTTGCAGATCATGCAGCAATTTCAGGCTGAACGGCTCGGCATCGCCGTCCAGGCGTACGCGACGGCGGGTCGGGCTCTCGACCTTGCCAAGAGTTGGGCGCGGGAACGTGAAACGTTCGGTAGACCCTTGACGGGGCGCCAGATCATTCGCCATAAGCTTGCGGAGATGGCTCGACAGGTCGACGTGGCGTGCACCTACACCCGTGCGGTCATGCAGAGGTGGCTAGCGGGGGAGGATGTCGTTGCCGAGGTGTCGATGGCCAAGAACACCGCTGTGTATGCGTGCGACTACGTGGTCAATGAGGCGGTTCAGATCTTCGGTGGGATGGGCTACATGCGTGAGTCTGAGATCGAGAGACACTATCGAGATTGCCGAATTCTCGGAATAGGCGGCGGCACCAACGAAATCATGAACGAGGTCATCGCCAAACGTATCGGACTCTAG
- a CDS encoding IS3 family transposase (programmed frameshift), which yields MPRPYPREFRDDVVRVARNRDDGVTIEQIATDFGVHPMTLTKWMRQADVDEGAKPGKSTNDSADLRELRRRNRLLEQENEVLRRAAAYLSQANLPKRVYPLVSELAADGIPVAVTRRVLKLARQPYYRWRANPITNAELVEAYRANALFDAHGEDPEFGYRYLVEEAREAGEPMAERTAWRICSQQQLWSVFGKKRGKNGKPGPPVHDDLVQRDFTAETPNMLWLSDITEHYTGEGKLYLCAIKDAFSNRIVGYSIDSRMKSRLATAALRNAVGRRGVVAGCVVHTDRGSQFRSRKFVQALHHHGMVGSMGRVGAAGDNAAMESFFSLLQKNVLDRRRWATREELRIAIVTWIERTYHRRRRQGALGRLTPVEYEAIMTTTASQAA from the exons GTGCCTAGGCCCTACCCCCGTGAATTTCGCGACGACGTCGTCCGCGTTGCCCGTAACCGCGACGACGGGGTGACGATCGAGCAGATCGCCACCGATTTCGGCGTGCACCCGATGACGTTGACCAAGTGGATGCGCCAAGCCGACGTCGACGAGGGCGCCAAGCCAGGTAAGAGCACCAATGACTCCGCTGATCTGCGCGAGCTACGACGCCGAAATCGGTTGTTGGAACAAGAGAATGAAGTCTTACGGCGGGCAGCGGCGTACTTGTCGCAGGCCAATCTGCCG AAAAGGGTCTACCCGCTCGTAAGTGAGCTCGCCGCCGACGGGATTCCCGTCGCGGTGACGCGCCGGGTACTCAAGCTCGCCCGCCAGCCCTACTACCGCTGGCGGGCAAATCCCATCACCAATGCCGAACTCGTCGAGGCATACCGCGCCAACGCCCTGTTCGACGCGCACGGCGAGGACCCCGAGTTCGGCTACCGCTACCTCGTCGAGGAGGCCCGTGAGGCCGGCGAGCCGATGGCCGAGCGCACCGCCTGGCGCATCTGCTCACAGCAGCAGTTGTGGAGCGTGTTCGGCAAGAAGCGCGGCAAGAACGGCAAACCAGGACCGCCGGTGCACGACGATCTGGTCCAGCGCGACTTCACCGCTGAAACGCCAAACATGTTGTGGCTCAGCGACATAACTGAGCATTATACCGGCGAGGGCAAGCTCTACCTCTGCGCGATCAAGGATGCATTCTCCAACCGCATCGTGGGTTATTCGATCGACTCCCGAATGAAGTCACGCCTGGCGACCGCCGCGCTGCGCAACGCGGTCGGCCGCCGTGGGGTGGTCGCCGGCTGCGTGGTTCACACGGACAGAGGGTCGCAGTTTCGAAGTCGAAAGTTCGTCCAGGCCCTGCACCATCACGGCATGGTCGGCTCAATGGGACGTGTCGGCGCGGCCGGCGACAACGCGGCGATGGAGAGCTTCTTCAGCCTGCTGCAGAAGAACGTCCTCGACCGCCGCCGCTGGGCCACCCGAGAGGAGCTGCGGATCGCCATCGTCACTTGGATCGAACGCACCTACCACCGACGTCGCCGCCAAGGCGCCCTCGGCCGGTTGACCCCCGTCGAATACGAAGCCATCATGACCACGACGGCCAGTCAGGCCGCGTGA
- a CDS encoding nucleotidyl transferase AbiEii/AbiGii toxin family protein: MTGTASVQIACTAVADDNGMRALRDVAAVTADIEYRVIGGHMVRLLRHVYNVSGIPRLTSDADTGIDVNVASTGNLHDRLTALGYTAECGNRYERGEQAVDLLVPTAAKPGKRIIGERAFDGAPGLRLALALPPIEVAVTARLTDGDTVEFEIPVPDVEAAFVLKMLARTVRDSERDLQDIETLLEIVASQPDYHASPWRLGDPKITKAGERGDAARVAAQMISSPPTRVPARVRALLRRHVAIVSR, from the coding sequence GTGACCGGAACAGCATCGGTGCAAATCGCCTGCACTGCGGTGGCCGACGACAACGGAATGCGTGCACTGCGTGACGTGGCCGCAGTCACTGCCGACATCGAGTACCGCGTCATCGGCGGTCACATGGTGCGACTGCTGCGGCACGTCTACAACGTGTCGGGCATACCGCGACTGACCTCCGACGCAGACACCGGGATCGACGTCAACGTGGCGTCCACCGGGAACCTCCACGATCGACTCACCGCACTGGGGTACACCGCTGAGTGCGGCAACCGCTACGAGCGGGGTGAGCAAGCGGTCGACCTCTTAGTTCCCACCGCAGCCAAACCAGGCAAGCGGATCATCGGCGAACGAGCCTTCGACGGAGCGCCAGGGCTGCGGTTGGCGCTCGCCCTACCGCCGATCGAAGTCGCCGTCACAGCCCGACTCACCGACGGCGACACGGTTGAGTTCGAAATTCCGGTTCCCGACGTCGAGGCAGCATTCGTGTTGAAGATGCTGGCACGTACCGTTCGCGACTCCGAACGTGACCTCCAGGATATCGAGACACTACTGGAGATCGTCGCGTCACAACCCGATTACCACGCTTCGCCGTGGCGCCTGGGCGACCCCAAGATCACAAAGGCCGGCGAGCGCGGCGACGCTGCGCGTGTGGCAGCGCAGATGATCTCCAGTCCGCCGACGAGGGTGCCGGCCAGAGTGCGGGCGCTGCTCCGGCGCCATGTCGCCATCGTGTCGCGATGA
- a CDS encoding CBASS cGAMP-activated phospholipase — protein sequence MDVVPATPANLDNGTSSPGPGEFAAQVYPAAEREAAGPRPERFQVLALDGGGAKALFTAHVLARLEQDLGVRITDSFDLIAGTSAGGIVALGLGAGLTPKEIVSHYEELVEKVFPASRRRGWRRPRQLRSPIYDAEALRQALTGVLGARLLGDSTKRLVIPAWDVQRGAVHIFKTPHHTRLTRDWRIPMVDVALATSAAPLYFPAAYVDGHRLIDGGVWANNPAVVAIAEAVSMLGVPLDAITVLNVGTIDQLTDHPKRLDRGGLLHWARPIAPLILNASSRGGQGLAEHLIGKSNYTRFDALVPGGLYALDSADPKDVAGLAASVSRELSPSYTAKFADHQAPAYTPVNGRRHRDDPGSISHTEAPNATR from the coding sequence ATGGATGTAGTTCCCGCGACGCCTGCCAACCTTGATAATGGTACGTCCTCGCCGGGACCTGGCGAATTCGCCGCGCAGGTCTATCCAGCAGCCGAGCGCGAGGCGGCTGGCCCGCGCCCCGAGCGCTTCCAGGTCCTCGCTCTCGATGGAGGGGGCGCCAAGGCGTTGTTCACTGCGCATGTGCTTGCACGTCTGGAGCAGGATCTGGGCGTTAGGATCACCGATTCCTTCGACCTCATTGCTGGCACGTCGGCGGGCGGCATCGTCGCACTGGGTCTCGGTGCGGGCCTCACGCCGAAGGAGATTGTCTCCCACTACGAAGAACTGGTCGAGAAAGTCTTTCCGGCGTCGAGGCGGCGAGGATGGCGCCGACCACGGCAGCTGAGATCGCCCATCTATGACGCAGAGGCGCTGCGGCAAGCGTTGACCGGCGTCCTCGGAGCCCGACTCCTTGGCGACAGCACGAAGCGACTCGTCATTCCCGCGTGGGATGTACAACGCGGGGCCGTGCACATCTTCAAGACTCCGCACCACACACGGCTGACCCGCGACTGGCGCATACCGATGGTGGACGTTGCACTGGCGACCTCGGCGGCGCCGCTGTACTTCCCCGCGGCGTACGTCGACGGACACAGGCTCATTGACGGCGGAGTATGGGCCAACAACCCGGCTGTCGTCGCGATCGCCGAGGCCGTCAGCATGCTCGGTGTTCCTCTCGACGCGATTACCGTCCTCAACGTCGGCACCATTGATCAGCTGACCGATCACCCCAAGCGCTTGGACCGCGGCGGACTCTTACACTGGGCAAGACCGATTGCCCCGCTGATCCTTAACGCCAGCAGCCGTGGCGGACAGGGCCTCGCCGAACACTTGATCGGCAAATCCAACTACACGCGCTTCGACGCTCTAGTGCCCGGCGGCCTCTACGCACTGGACTCGGCGGACCCAAAGGACGTGGCCGGCCTCGCTGCCTCAGTCAGCCGAGAACTCAGCCCTAGCTACACCGCGAAATTCGCTGACCACCAGGCGCCCGCATACACACCGGTGAACGGACGCCGACACCGCGACGATCCGGGCAGCATTTCACACACGGAGGCCCCCAATGCAACTCGCTGA
- a CDS encoding SMODS domain-containing nucleotidyltransferase, giving the protein MQLADHFNVLLKDTVNLSQFKLDLLNQRVEAIYKALKADVEIGALITGKTPQGSWAHRTIINPVGDNEFDADFMLDMSQNPDWADNPKTYIDEVYAALHRHSTYGTMPHSRKCRCARLVYANSMHVDIVPHLNLADGREVIVNRDDNEWELTNPQGFTDWMKKQDSIASGNLRKVIRLMKYLRDHKNSFTGTRSVLLTTMLGEQVTDLRKLLDPSYYSNVPTTLLHVVQDLDTWLQANPIKPSIADPSGSGVTFDHRWGPDPESAQATYSYFRDRIHVHAADIEAAYEEKDKDRSVQLWQNIFGDGFKAPATTTASAKFPAATSAADSTVGRSGRAG; this is encoded by the coding sequence ATGCAACTCGCTGACCACTTCAACGTCTTGCTGAAAGACACGGTCAATCTCAGCCAGTTCAAACTGGACCTACTCAACCAGCGCGTCGAAGCCATCTACAAGGCACTCAAAGCCGACGTCGAAATCGGTGCGCTGATCACCGGCAAGACGCCGCAAGGCTCCTGGGCACACCGCACGATCATCAACCCCGTCGGTGACAACGAGTTCGACGCCGACTTCATGCTCGACATGAGCCAGAACCCGGACTGGGCCGACAACCCCAAGACCTACATCGATGAGGTCTACGCAGCCCTGCATCGGCACAGCACCTACGGCACCATGCCGCACTCACGTAAGTGCCGCTGCGCGCGGCTCGTCTACGCCAACTCCATGCACGTCGACATCGTCCCTCACCTCAACCTGGCCGACGGTCGAGAGGTCATCGTCAACCGCGACGACAACGAGTGGGAGCTGACGAACCCGCAGGGTTTCACCGATTGGATGAAGAAACAGGACTCTATCGCCAGCGGGAACTTACGCAAAGTGATCAGACTCATGAAATACCTTCGTGATCACAAGAATTCGTTCACCGGCACACGTTCAGTCCTGCTGACCACCATGCTGGGGGAGCAGGTAACAGACTTGCGCAAGCTCCTGGACCCGAGTTACTACAGCAACGTCCCCACAACTCTTCTTCATGTCGTGCAAGACCTCGACACCTGGTTGCAAGCGAACCCGATCAAGCCCTCCATCGCCGACCCGTCCGGTTCCGGCGTGACGTTCGACCACCGGTGGGGACCAGACCCCGAGAGCGCTCAGGCGACCTACAGCTACTTCCGTGACCGAATCCACGTGCATGCCGCCGACATCGAAGCGGCCTACGAGGAGAAAGACAAAGACCGCAGTGTCCAGCTGTGGCAGAACATCTTCGGCGACGGATTCAAGGCGCCGGCCACAACAACCGCTAGCGCGAAGTTTCCAGCAGCCACCTCTGCCGCGGACTCAACAGTGGGGCGCTCTGGTCGGGCAGGGTGA
- a CDS encoding ThiF family adenylyltransferase, which yields MTRRHQPTLTGWQKHLLAELKALAQQRPNEIQVRGRPTLDASGEASLRISLRTAAIPHHPGGLQLQETEEFILQLRPSSYSLPAIDVDHTRFLGYPHVLAGQRLCIYLDPSREWQPTLGVAGLLTRLWDWLVDAAAGNFDAATAMYHAVGGVPHQAHDTPTIVTREPGPAKRHQTAHLIARSTHRYDLTYSPGAAGHRVPVITLATALPFGAASTFALLLALLDDPYLDRLEGRAPRIAPQSPAFLTALLASALRNHHDAEQYFVLAVPHPAGGPPHLLGGRLPTPTANALREVAQQRGVGVVLDPAKINTEIPIEWCRMSDERPEVTTRRDDGRPVNGFQRKTVHIWGCGGLGSWIAEFIARAGASEITVCDPGIVTGGLLVRQNYVEDDIGRSKAEALAGRLRAIRDDLTVTVAEGHLPEDHTSCLAADLIIDATVNNGITSCLDALATAPTRKALIAQVATDARSGTLGLAVLCAASATATVSSIDQDAGRTIQGDSGLELYHTLWQEPSDDELIPTRGCSVPTFHGSAADLVAVAATLVNLIGSHLQQPDSAVSGTHLIALPHAASGPRHHFLPGVTHPMDHTAGTE from the coding sequence GTGACCAGACGCCACCAGCCCACGCTGACGGGCTGGCAGAAGCATCTCCTCGCCGAACTCAAAGCGCTAGCGCAACAACGTCCCAACGAAATCCAGGTCCGAGGAAGACCCACGCTCGACGCTAGCGGCGAGGCGTCGCTCCGCATCTCGCTACGCACGGCCGCCATCCCGCATCATCCGGGTGGCCTGCAACTTCAAGAGACCGAGGAGTTCATCCTTCAGCTTCGCCCCTCTTCGTACTCGCTACCGGCTATCGACGTTGATCACACTCGGTTTCTCGGCTACCCCCATGTGCTCGCGGGTCAACGACTATGCATCTATTTGGATCCTTCACGGGAATGGCAGCCGACGCTTGGTGTGGCCGGCCTACTCACCCGCCTTTGGGACTGGCTCGTCGACGCGGCCGCCGGAAACTTCGACGCCGCCACCGCCATGTACCACGCTGTTGGCGGAGTGCCGCATCAGGCACATGACACACCGACGATCGTTACCCGAGAACCCGGACCGGCGAAGCGCCACCAAACGGCTCACCTGATCGCCCGGTCAACGCACCGATACGACCTGACGTACTCGCCTGGAGCTGCCGGGCATCGCGTACCGGTAATTACCCTGGCCACCGCGCTGCCGTTCGGTGCCGCATCCACATTCGCGCTACTGCTTGCTCTCCTGGACGACCCCTACCTTGACCGCCTCGAAGGACGGGCTCCCCGGATCGCACCGCAATCGCCGGCGTTCCTCACCGCCCTCCTGGCGAGTGCGTTACGAAATCACCACGACGCCGAGCAATACTTCGTCCTCGCCGTGCCGCACCCCGCTGGAGGCCCACCCCACCTCTTGGGCGGACGGCTCCCCACCCCAACGGCGAATGCGCTCCGCGAGGTCGCGCAGCAACGGGGTGTGGGGGTTGTTCTCGACCCCGCGAAGATCAACACTGAAATCCCGATTGAGTGGTGCAGGATGTCCGACGAACGACCCGAAGTGACAACCCGCCGCGACGACGGCCGCCCCGTGAACGGATTTCAACGAAAGACTGTCCACATCTGGGGCTGCGGCGGGCTCGGATCATGGATCGCCGAATTCATCGCTCGCGCAGGAGCATCGGAGATCACCGTGTGCGACCCTGGCATCGTCACCGGCGGCTTGCTCGTCCGACAAAACTACGTCGAAGACGACATTGGCCGTTCCAAAGCCGAGGCACTCGCTGGACGGCTCCGCGCGATCCGTGATGACCTGACGGTCACCGTCGCAGAAGGGCACCTCCCAGAAGACCACACGTCATGCCTGGCAGCGGATCTCATCATCGACGCCACAGTGAACAACGGCATCACGAGCTGTCTCGATGCGTTGGCAACTGCGCCGACGCGAAAGGCATTGATCGCTCAGGTCGCCACAGACGCTCGCTCTGGCACGCTCGGCCTAGCCGTGCTGTGCGCCGCAAGCGCAACAGCGACAGTTTCCAGCATCGATCAAGACGCTGGCCGAACAATCCAGGGCGACAGCGGACTTGAGCTCTACCACACGCTGTGGCAAGAACCCAGCGATGACGAACTTATACCAACCAGGGGCTGCTCGGTCCCCACATTCCACGGCTCGGCAGCCGACCTCGTAGCGGTCGCAGCCACACTCGTCAACCTGATCGGAAGCCACCTCCAACAACCGGACTCCGCGGTTTCGGGCACACACCTCATCGCTCTGCCGCACGCGGCCAGCGGCCCCCGACACCACTTCCTCCCCGGTGTAACGCACCCCATGGATCACACAGCAGGGACAGAATGA
- a CDS encoding HD domain-containing protein — MSVVLAQRARREAEARLAEQPRRLAHVRGVATTAERLSRRFDAQTADCLVAAGWLHDIGYAPSVRRTGFHPLDGAEFVRSAGFGELVASLVAFHTGAHAEAAERGLSGLSAFSDPPSNVLDALTFCDLTTGPDGAPISPRDRLRDVLARYGSEDPVHRAVDAGRDELLAAVRRVRDWL, encoded by the coding sequence GTGAGCGTAGTTTTGGCGCAGCGTGCACGGCGCGAGGCCGAGGCGCGGCTGGCTGAGCAGCCGCGGCGGTTGGCGCATGTCCGGGGGGTCGCGACGACTGCCGAGCGGTTGAGCCGGCGTTTCGATGCTCAAACGGCGGACTGTCTGGTCGCGGCGGGGTGGTTGCACGATATCGGTTACGCACCGTCGGTGCGCCGGACCGGTTTTCATCCCCTTGATGGAGCGGAGTTCGTGCGATCGGCGGGTTTCGGGGAGCTGGTCGCTTCCTTGGTGGCCTTTCATACCGGAGCGCACGCGGAGGCTGCCGAGCGGGGCTTGTCGGGTTTGTCCGCGTTCAGCGATCCGCCCAGCAATGTCCTTGATGCGTTGACTTTTTGCGATCTGACGACTGGACCTGACGGGGCGCCGATATCACCGCGAGATCGACTACGCGACGTGTTGGCGCGTTATGGATCCGAGGACCCGGTGCACCGGGCGGTCGACGCGGGCCGCGACGAATTGTTGGCGGCGGTCCGGCGAGTACGCGACTGGCTGTAG
- a CDS encoding NUDIX hydrolase: MRTDYYNDPNAPAPNSVVPSASAIVTDEQGRILLIKRRDNTLWALPGGGHDIGETIADTAVREVKEETGLDVEVTGLVGVYTNPHHVVAFTDGEVRQQFSLLFATTVLGGTLAIDHESTDIAWTAPDDIAGLDMHPSMRLRVEHYLQRRDSPYLG; the protein is encoded by the coding sequence ATGCGCACCGACTACTACAATGACCCCAACGCCCCGGCGCCCAACAGTGTCGTTCCGTCCGCCTCGGCCATCGTCACCGACGAACAAGGTCGTATTCTGCTGATCAAACGCCGCGACAACACCCTGTGGGCGTTACCCGGCGGCGGACACGACATCGGCGAAACCATCGCCGACACCGCCGTGCGGGAAGTCAAAGAAGAAACCGGGCTCGACGTCGAAGTCACGGGTCTGGTCGGTGTCTACACCAACCCCCACCACGTGGTCGCGTTCACCGATGGCGAAGTGCGCCAACAATTCTCGCTACTGTTCGCCACCACGGTGCTCGGCGGGACCCTCGCCATCGACCACGAAAGCACCGACATCGCCTGGACTGCCCCCGACGACATCGCTGGCCTGGATATGCATCCGTCGATGCGACTGCGCGTCGAGCACTACCTGCAACGCCGCGACAGCCCCTACCTCGGCTGA
- a CDS encoding SCO3933 family regulatory protein, producing the protein MRLRIDTSGTRFIVTRAPEPRLNFETGAPKVDTATGMPMYATQVLALDDSGGEVLNVTVAGDPKVTVTQSISVVGLVAIPWAQGDRSGVAFRADALTPATASGAAPSEQTRPQK; encoded by the coding sequence ATGCGTTTGAGAATCGATACGTCTGGAACTCGTTTTATCGTCACCCGCGCTCCGGAGCCACGGCTGAACTTCGAAACCGGCGCCCCGAAAGTCGACACCGCCACCGGGATGCCGATGTACGCCACCCAGGTCCTCGCGCTGGATGACTCCGGCGGCGAAGTACTCAATGTCACCGTGGCAGGAGACCCCAAAGTTACAGTCACGCAGTCTATTTCGGTGGTTGGTCTGGTGGCCATCCCGTGGGCCCAAGGTGATCGCAGCGGGGTGGCGTTCCGCGCTGATGCCCTCACCCCCGCCACCGCCAGTGGTGCTGCGCCGAGTGAGCAGACACGCCCGCAGAAGTAA
- a CDS encoding FtsK/SpoIIIE domain-containing protein, with amino-acid sequence MTSNNKNTTNSGSGDDDWFGELVMSLFTAAGYVLWWAVLFPAINVPIIASLVLAISHGPRVGLICAIVCSAGYAGWAWLQPGSFRAWVTEPVRRRWLTWSRYTRTWESTCTLHGLTATLGGRTLTPTLRTVTIGKTTDVLAVRIVTGQSVADWHKQSDALAAAWRADRISITATSPGELRITLMRADVLAEPIVLPMPAPATPVDLALVRVGITETRHWWQVPLLGHHVLIAGATGAGKGSVLWSLIAGIAPAVKTGLVRLCVIDPKGGMELGAGAPLFTVFTHDATDTTLELLRQLVTVMHARANRLRGHTRLHTPTTSEPLFVVVIDEIAALSAYVTDRKVRTEIEQLLGLLLSQGRAVGISVVAAVQDPAKDTLPLRQLFTVRIGLRLTEATQTTMVLGQGARDAGAECDRIPDATPGVGYMMVDGTAYAQRVRAFHVTDHDITALATRFRRPPSRPNKTHQPHNTDTGHTVGEGSGE; translated from the coding sequence ATGACATCGAACAATAAGAACACCACCAACAGTGGATCAGGCGATGACGACTGGTTCGGAGAACTGGTCATGTCGCTGTTCACCGCAGCCGGGTATGTGCTCTGGTGGGCGGTGCTGTTCCCGGCGATCAACGTGCCCATCATCGCCAGCCTCGTGCTTGCCATCAGCCACGGCCCACGCGTGGGCCTGATCTGCGCGATCGTGTGCAGTGCCGGGTATGCGGGCTGGGCCTGGCTCCAACCGGGGTCATTTCGCGCCTGGGTGACCGAACCGGTACGGCGGCGCTGGCTCACGTGGTCGCGCTACACCCGCACCTGGGAATCGACCTGCACCTTGCACGGCCTGACGGCCACACTCGGCGGCCGCACCCTCACTCCCACCCTGCGCACGGTGACAATCGGTAAAACCACCGATGTGCTGGCGGTGCGCATCGTCACCGGCCAGTCCGTGGCAGATTGGCATAAACAGTCCGACGCGCTGGCCGCCGCGTGGCGCGCCGACCGCATCAGCATCACCGCCACCTCGCCTGGCGAACTGCGCATCACTTTAATGCGGGCAGACGTGCTCGCTGAACCGATCGTCCTGCCCATGCCCGCCCCGGCAACCCCGGTGGACCTGGCGCTGGTGCGGGTCGGGATCACCGAAACGCGGCATTGGTGGCAAGTGCCGCTGCTCGGTCACCATGTGCTGATCGCCGGGGCAACCGGCGCAGGTAAAGGCTCAGTGCTGTGGTCGTTGATCGCCGGCATCGCCCCCGCGGTGAAGACCGGACTGGTGCGGTTATGTGTCATCGACCCCAAAGGTGGCATGGAACTCGGTGCCGGAGCACCCCTGTTCACCGTGTTCACCCACGACGCCACCGACACCACCCTGGAGCTGCTACGCCAGCTCGTCACGGTGATGCACGCCCGGGCGAATCGTCTGCGCGGCCACACCCGACTACACACTCCCACGACGTCGGAGCCGTTGTTCGTGGTAGTGATCGATGAAATCGCAGCACTGAGTGCGTATGTGACCGACCGCAAGGTCCGCACCGAAATCGAACAACTCCTGGGCCTCCTGCTCTCGCAAGGCCGCGCAGTCGGCATCAGCGTCGTCGCCGCGGTGCAAGACCCCGCCAAAGACACCCTGCCGTTAAGGCAGCTGTTCACGGTGCGGATCGGGTTGCGCCTGACTGAAGCCACCCAAACCACTATGGTCCTGGGACAGGGAGCACGCGATGCCGGCGCCGAATGTGACCGCATCCCCGACGCGACACCGGGTGTTGGCTACATGATGGTTGACGGCACCGCCTACGCCCAGCGGGTGCGGGCCTTCCACGTCACCGACCACGACATCACCGCGCTGGCCACTCGGTTCCGCCGACCCCCGAGCCGACCGAACAAGACCCACCAGCCACACAACACCGATACCGGGCACACCGTGGGTGAGGGCAGCGGTGAATAG